A window of Fusobacterium simiae genomic DNA:
GCAAAAGCAAAATATAGAAACTTTTTAAGCCTAATCTTATTTAGGTTATTTTGTGCTACAAAATTAAATAAGTTAAAAAATTTTAAATTTTTTAAAAAAATTACTTGACATTTAATAGCTGGTCTTATAAGAAAAAAAGCCCATACAAAACCACAGACTTCCCCTGTGATTTTGCTGGAACTCAAATTGTTTCCTGATCTATTGTTTATAGCTCACACAAAATGAAGCAGCACACTATATAATATCATCTATAATTTTTATAGTTTGATTATATAATACTTCATATTTATTTGTCAATTAGTTTATTATTATTTACGATATTTTTAATTTTATATCTAAAAATATACACTAAATTAAATATTTTATTTTTAATAATTATATTTCTATAATTTTAGAATAAAATGATATAATTAAATTAAAAATTACAACTTTTATGGAGGTACTTTATGAATATTTTAACTAGAGAATCAATAAAAATTGACTACCCTATAATAAATAAAATGCTTATTGAATTACAAAATTATCATTCTAAAAATATTCCAACAATATATAAAAAAATAGATGTTTTTTTTACTATTGATGAATATTTAAAAATTTTGAAAGATAGAAATACATTTTTTCTTTTAGCTATTTTAAATAAAGAAATAGTTGGATTAATTTGGTTAAGAGTTAATAAAAAATCTAGTAAATATGAATATGAAAGAAAACAAATTTGGATTGAAGGTATATATGTTGAAACAAAGTATAGAAGAAAAGGAATTGCTAAATTTTTATTAAATGAAACTATCAAAAAAGCAAAAATTTTAAATACAAAAAGTATTGAATTAATGGTATGGAATTTTAATGAAAAATCTAAAAAATTCTTTGAAAAATATTTTAAAGTAAGAGCCTTAATAATGACTATGGATAATTTTTAATAGCTACTGAAATTCTTATAAGATGTCTATTTTCATCAGTTGCAAAAATACCACTTAGTGGATAGTCTTCATAAATGCTTCCATTTATTTTATAATCTTTACTTTCAATATACTGAAATACTTCTTTATATAACTTATTTAGATTCATTCCATCAGAAAAATTTGTATATACTAAATATTTTCCAGCTTCTTTCTTATAATTACCTTTTATTTTTTTAAAAAAAATACATTCTGTAATGTGCCAATCTCTTTCGGAAGATAAATTTTTAAAAAAAACTCTTCCAATATGATAGTCAATATTTATATTATTCTTTCTACAATATATTAAAAAATCATTCATTTTATTAATTTTTTCTTTTTTTGATAAAGGATTCAAAAATAATTCTTCTGAATCAAAAAATTCTTCTTCAAATATTCCCTCATTATTTCTACTTTCATATTTTTCAATATACCTTTTATATAAAGAGAGATTATATTTTTGTTGTTCTAAATTTTCAATTTGACTTTCTAAATTTTTAATATTATTAGATATCATATCCAGCATTAAATTTTTAGAAAAATTCATAAAATAATTATAAATTTCAGTAATAGAAAAACCCATTTTTCTAAAAATTACAATTTTATAAGCTTTACTTATTTGATTATATTCATAAAATCTATATTTATTAGTCTTTCTTAAAACTGGTTTTAATAAATTTTCTTTATCATAGAATATCAAATTGGCTCTTGATATTCCAGAAAGTTTAGAAAATTGACTAATAGTTAGTAACCTATCTTCTTTATTATCCATAATTTTTCTCCTAGTAAGAGTATAGCAAAAAATAACTTGACTGTAAAGTTACTTCATAGTTTAAGATAGATATGTTAGTTTTTTACAAGGAGGAAAAAATGGAAAAAAAAATAATATTTAAAAATAATCAATTAAAAATGTCAGGAATTTTATTTTTACCTGCTAATTTTAATGAAAAAAATAAGTATCCTGCAATTGTAATTTCAAGCCCAGCAGGTGCTGTTAAAGAGCAATCTCCATCTTTATATGGAAAAAAACTTGCTCAAAACAACTTCATAGTTTTAGTTTTTGATACTTCTCATCAAGGAGAAAGTGAGGGATTACCTCGTTATCTTGAAAATCCAACAGAAAGAGTAGAAGATATTAGAA
This region includes:
- a CDS encoding GNAT family N-acetyltransferase is translated as MNILTRESIKIDYPIINKMLIELQNYHSKNIPTIYKKIDVFFTIDEYLKILKDRNTFFLLAILNKEIVGLIWLRVNKKSSKYEYERKQIWIEGIYVETKYRRKGIAKFLLNETIKKAKILNTKSIELMVWNFNEKSKKFFEKYFKVRALIMTMDNF
- a CDS encoding MerR family transcriptional regulator yields the protein MDNKEDRLLTISQFSKLSGISRANLIFYDKENLLKPVLRKTNKYRFYEYNQISKAYKIVIFRKMGFSITEIYNYFMNFSKNLMLDMISNNIKNLESQIENLEQQKYNLSLYKRYIEKYESRNNEGIFEEEFFDSEELFLNPLSKKEKINKMNDFLIYCRKNNINIDYHIGRVFFKNLSSERDWHITECIFFKKIKGNYKKEAGKYLVYTNFSDGMNLNKLYKEVFQYIESKDYKINGSIYEDYPLSGIFATDENRHLIRISVAIKNYP